AACGATTTTGTTACCAGTGGAAAGTGCTAAAATTTCTTTTAGTTTGGGATGTGTTGTAAAGAAATTGGGGTGGATGTAATTTTCATCATCATTGGAAACAAAAAGGAACTCACCTTTTTTAGTATCGATGATAAAAAATTTTCCAGAAGATGTAAAACTACCAAGGACTAAGATCTGCGATGATGGAGATAAAATTTCTCCCACATCTAACATGTGCGATCGAAATATTTCCTTTTTTGTGGATAAATTAAAAACATATAATTGGATATAACCAGATTCTACACCTGCAGAACAAAATAGAGTATTTCCATCTGGTGTGACAGCAAGGGACCGAATGGTTTGTCTATCTTTCACTTCTATGTCTTCCGAATCACTCCGCGGGATGTAAATGATGGGACCAGCAGGTTTTTCTTCCACAAGACTGATCTTTGAATTTTGGTTCATTGTCGCTTCATTTAATTCATGGACTCTTCCGTGCGCATTGCCATACAAGATGGAATTTCGTTTTTCTATGTATTGGTAAGGGAATTGGTGGTGGGCAATTTCAAAACCAGCTGGTTGGGACCAGTCTGCTGAATTAGGATCGGCTGTTAGTTGGAAATCATGTAAAGTTTTTCCAGAGGATGTATCATAGATGATGATCCTTCTGTCATAAAAATGTGGTCCGTCCATATTGTGTTTGTAAGTTGCCAATATTTTTTTTCCTTGGTCAATGAATTTGGCGCTATCAATCGTCATAATCCAGTTAGGTGCAAGTCCCGATTCCATTCGGTTTTGTTTTGATTCTTCGCCAGGGAAACGATAGTCGATATCAGCTGTGATCGAATAAAAAGTGGAGAACTCTGGTTGAAACGATTTTGTAATTCGTCCATTCTCGGCCGATCGTATTAACAAAAAACGCTCAGAAGATTGTTCGTTTGGGTCAGTTTGTCCAAAACTTAAAAACGTTTTTCCATCTGGTGAAACATCAAAAATTTTTGGTCCATCAAATTCCTTCTGGTACATCATTTTTGCTTCTGTTTTCCAAATCATACTTCCATCTAACAAACTGATACGATAGAGGTAAAAATCTGATGTGCCAATGATTGCTGACATGCCATCTGTATGGTAACGGATGCTAAATATTGTTTGCCCATCGATTTTGGGAGTGATGGTGTTTTGGATTTGCCAACTGTTTTGAACATTTGTAATTTTAGCCCCTTCCTTTGGGAATGTAGGAAATTTCAGAGAGTTTTGGGCACTAATCCCAAAACTGACTAGGAGATAGGAAAGAAAGAGGATGGTGTATCGCATTCGCGAGAGTCTAAGGGAGAGTGAAAATGGGGTCAAGACTTCTCTGAATCAGGAGATTCGCTTGAAAACGGACCAAGATTCGCAACGAAATTGTTTAATTTATTGAATATATTTCTGCTAAAACAGAATTAGGAAAGGGAACTCCTCGATGAACGCCTTAGAAGAAACCAAACAAAAACAATATGTCCCATTATTACAGCCCATCTTTTCTGTTGAAGAGCAGAATGTAGTAGCGTATGAATCTTTAGGCCGGGTGCGAGATGCGAAAGGATCGCTTGTCGTGGTACCTGAATTTTTGGATCCCCACGTAACTCCACTGAGGATGACAGTCATTGACCGCGAATTACTCGGTATCTCGTTGGATAAAATGAAAGGTAGTGAGGATAAACTTTTTGTGAACATGTCACCAGATCAGGTGATTTTGGAATATGAAGAGAGTAAAGGGAATTCACTTCCCATTGCGGAGATCGTGAAGGAATCAGGAATTCCTTTGGATCGAATCGTTGTGGAGATCACAGAAAAATCGGGAAGTTATGGAACAGATGTTCTTGCTGCCGGAGTGGAATTACTTAAAGAACAAGGATTTGGAATTGCTTTAGATGATGTAGGATCAGAGTCTTCCAACTTAGAAAGATTAGGTGCTATAAAACCCGATATCATCAAAATTGATTTGAATCACTTAAAGAAGTCGATCGAAAAAAGGGAATACCAATCCATCCTTGAATACCTCAAACAAATTTCCCTCAGCATTGGATCCCAGTTATTATTTGAAGGCATTGAAACAGCAGAAGAATTGTACCAAGCTGTGAGTTCAGGGGCAACATTTTTACAAGGATATTTTTTAGGAAGGCCATTAGAATACAAAGAGGACAAACAAATCATTAAAGATGCAATTGTACCTTACTTACATTTTTATCACGAATCAAAACGAAATGAAGTTGCAAAAGAAATTGAATTTGAAAAACAAATTAAATCGAAGTTGATGACTCTTCCATTAAAAACGATTACATTAGGCGATCGTGTAATCATTGACCCACAAAGTTTTTTTAAATTGGATCCACTCATCCAAAGAGTTTATGTTACTGATTGGCAAGGGACTCAAGTTTCTCCTTATTATGAAAGGATCAGTGAAACTGGATTTATCGAAAACATGAGTTTTTTGCAGAAAAACTGGTCTTATATGCCTTATTTTTATAAGCACGTTAAACAAGTGTTTCGTGACTCAGGAAATTGGCAAGTGAGTGACCCCTATTGGGATAAAACATTAAAAAAGAAAGTGATCGTATTTTCCCAAGTAAATGAAATGGGTTATTCCTTTTTTGTGGATATGGTTTTGGAAGAAGGAAAATAATACATACAGATGTATCTAAGCTTATTTAGGATGGCAATTTGATCGCATTCCAAAGTAAATTTTCCGATTCTTTTAAAAATTGGTCATCCAATTTAATTTTTCCATTCCGTGAACCTTTTACTAATCCAACAAAAGCTCCCCATACAATTGCAATGAGTGCATCTGGTGGAAATTTGATTAAGATATCTCTGTTTTCATGAGCAAACCGAGTAAGGAATTTTAAGAGTAACGCTCGCTTTGCGACACTTTTTTTATCTAAGTAAGGTAGATTGTATTGCATTTCTAAAAAATCAAACGCAACTGGATTTTCTCTTTGGAATTCAGCCATTGATGTCCAAATTTGATGGAATTGTTCTTTTGGTTCTGCTCCATCGGGAAAATTATCTTTGATTTTTAGATAAAGGTTTTCTTGCCATTTTTGAAAGAGTGAATTTACGAGTTCTTCTTTACTTGCAAAATAACGGTAAATCGTACCAGCAGCTACATTAGCACGTTCCGCAATGAGTGGCACTGCTGTTCCATCAAAACCTTTTGCTGTAAACAACTCTAATGCCGCTGTTAATATCTCTTCACTTTTGTTCAATTTAGAAGCCTTTTCGCTCAATTGGAAATCCTATCCAATCCCATATTCAATTGGGATGTTCTTTTTTGGATAGGGGTCATAGATAACCCGAATCCATTTCTTTTCATTCTTTTTTTAAAAAAGTACTTGTAAAGTAAAAAAAGGAATGAATATTCATTCATTATTTTGTGAGTGGAAATACGGATCAAGAATGGCAATTTTGGATCAAAAACTGATTACTAGACGCACTGTTGTCAAAACATCCTTGTTAGGGGCTGTCTTTTTGTACCTAACCACCAGTGGTTGTCAGGGGAAAGAGACAAATATAACTAAGGATCGGGGACTCGAATGTCGTTTTTTAGACCCTTCTGGTCAGGATTTATTTTATACTTTAGCGGAAGCCTTGTTATTTACTTTTTTACCGAAGGACAGTAAGGAAAAAGAAAAAGTTTTAAACGAAGTTGTACAAGGAATTGATTCCTATTTAAACGCTATCCCTCCTCATACGCAGGCAGAAATCAAAGAAGCAATTCAGTTCTTAAATATTGGTGTTGTTAGGTGGTATGTGTTTGGATCGAGTTCAGATTGGGAACAAACCAATCGTGAAACTCTGATCAAAACATTAAACCAGTGGAAAGTCTCTTCAATTGGTTTACTTCGCTCTATCTTCTTTTTATTACAATCGATGGTAACTATTGGATATTTTGATACCAGTGTTTCTTGGAAACATATTGGTTATCCAGGTCCCGAACACGCATTAGGATTACGACATGGATAAACTTATCGATGCTTCTTATTTACAGAAAGACTTAGATCTCGAAGCAGATTTTGTCATCGTGGGTTCTGGTGCTGGTGGTGGAACCAGTGCAGAAATTTTAGCGAAAGCAGGTTATTCTGTCATTATCGTAGAAGAAGGAAATTACGAACGTAGCAAAGACTTTGATTTAAAAGAATTATCTACATTCAATCGACTATACTATGAAGGTGCTACTCGGCCAACCAAAGATAAAGGTTTTACTGTTGTACAAGGAAGAACGGTTGGTGGTTCCACAGTTGTGAATTGGACAACATGCATTCGCACACCGAAGGAAACACTTTTTTATTGGGAAAACGAACTTGGGATCAAAGGGTATTCGTACGATGAATTGGAACCTTGGTTTGAAGTCGCATCAAAACGTTTATCCATCCAACCTTGGGAAGCACATAACCAAAACAATAACCTACTCAGTGTGGGTGCAAAAAAACTAGGATGGAGGTTTAGTTCGATTCCAAGAAATGTGAAAAACTGCAATATGTTAGGTTATTGTGGTTTGGGTTGCCCTGTAGATGCAAAACAAAGCCAGTTAGTCACTACCATTCCTTCAGCCTTAAAAGAAAAAACAACCTTACTCTTTCGCACAAACGCAGTTCAATACATTTGGAAAGAAAACAAAATTGATCATTTGGTTTGTAAACCAAGCGTCACAACAAACGAAATCATCCCTAAAATTCGATTGTTTGCCAAACATTTTATCACAAGTGCTGGTGCTATCAATTCCCCAGCTTTGCTTTTACGTTCTCAATTGCCAGACCCATACGAATTGATTGGGAAAAGAACCTTTGTTCAATTGCACAATTACTCTGTAGCAGAAATGCCAACACCTGTGTATGGATTTTTTGGTGCTCCTCAATCTGTCGCATCTGATGAATTTTTATGGAAGGATGGTGTGAAGGGAAGAGCTGGGTACAATATCGAAGCTGTGGGAGCACAACCCATCGTTCTCATGAACTTACGAAAACTTGTTGGTGAAGAATTTGATGCTTATGTAAAAAGTTATCCCAACTTACATGTATTAGTATCTCAAATTCGAGATGGTTTTCACGAGGATAGCCTAGGTGGAACAGTTCGATTGAATGAGGTAGGGTATCCAATCCTTGATTATCCACTTAATGATTTTATTGTCGATGGAATCCGAAGGTCTTACCTTTCGATGGCGGAATGTCAATTTGCGGCTGGGGCGAAGACTGTGGTCCCTGCAAACAATGTAGTGAATCCTTTTAAAACATGGGCAGATGCCAAAAAAGGAATCGAAAAAATGGCAATCCAATCTCCAAACACAGTTGTGAACTCAACACATCCGTTAGGTGGAAATCCAATGGGAAATTCTATGGAATCTTCCGTAGTGGATCCAAATGGAAAATTCCACCACATCAAAAACTTGTCCGTGATTGATGGATCTATATTTCCAACGAGTTTGGGAGTGAATCCAAGTTATACAATTTACGCTATTGCAAGTAAATTGGCTACGAAACTTTCGAAGGAATACCAATCGAATGTTAACTAAGACAGAAGAAATTTTATTTGCTGCGATGATTTTTTTTCTTATGGTTGCCATGGGTAGCACTCTCACCTTAGAGAATTTCAAAAAAGCAGTTCATTCCAAAAAACCATTACTTGTAGGTATGTTATCCCAATTCGGTTTTATGCCTCTCATTGCCTTTGGATTAGCAAAGGGATTCAATCTTTCTCCACTTTTTTCTATAGGATTGATTTTGGTGGGATGCACTCCAGGTGGGACTACTTCGAATTTACTCACCTATTACGCGAAAGGTGATGTGGCGCTTAGCATTAGTATGACCATCACATCCACTCTCCTTGCTATTGTGATGATGCCATTTTTGTTTTGGATGTATTGTTCAGGTCTTGTCCCGGATGAGATCCAAATTCCTTATAAAAGTATCATTGGTTCGATACTTTTATTAATCATACCAGTTCTCATTGGTATCAAAATTCGATCTTATAACACAAAACTTGCCTTAAAGATAGAGAAGATTGGAAGTTTTTTGGGAATCCTTATGATCTTATTTCTGTTAGCGGTCATGGTTCCAAAGAATTTTAACATTCTTCAAGTCACGACTTGGCAAATGTATGTAGCTGCGATTCTTATCACGGTTCTTGGATACAGTTTTGGTTATCTGTTTAGCAAAATCCTAAAACTTTCTGAAACACAAGCAAGAACTGTATCTTTAGAAACGGGCATTCAAAATGGACCGCTCACGATTGCGGTGATTCTTCTTAGTTTTTCTGGCTCCAATGTGAATGAAATATTATGGATGCCACTTCTTTATGCACTCTTTGTACCAATCACTTCGGCAACAGCAACCTACTATTTTTATCTGAAATCAAAACAAATATCAAAAGGAAACTTGGAATGAATTTTTATTTTACTGAGGAACAAAATGCACTTAGAGATGCTGTAGCAGCATACTCAAAAATTGCAGGTACTGATCCACAAAGAGACGTGGAAGAACGAGATAGTGAGTTTTCATGGGATGTATTACATGAATTAGGTGAAAGAGGTTGGACTGGTGTCATTGTTCCAGAGGAATACGGTGGTCTTGGTAAAGGTGCGATGGAATACACCATCATCATGGAAGAAACCGCCAAAGAATTAATTTACGGCCCACAAAATTTAATCCAAGCGCAACAAGGTTTACTTGCTGTAGGAACAGAAGAACAAAAACGGAAATGGTTACCTGAACTTGCAAAAGGTAAAATTATGGCTGCTCAAGCAATCTCCGAACCAGACGCAGGTTCTTCTTTTCAAAACATCCAAACCATAGCAGTGAAAGATGGAAACGAATGGGTGTTAAATGGTCTAAAGGTGCATATCAATTTGGGAAAAGAAGCTCAATTGATGATGGTATTAGCAAAAACAGACAAAGGATTAACCGAGTTTTTAGTCGATCGAGATTCCAAAGGAATTCGTTATGAAAAACAAGACCCTATTGGTTTACGTTCTGCTCCCATGTATGATGTTCATTTTGAAGACTGTCGTATCCCAGCTGACTCCGTATTAGGTAGGGAAGGACGTGGAATCGAAACCTTTATGGCAATTTTTAAATTGAGTCGTTTGGGAGTTGCTTCACAACTTATTGGGATTGCTCGAGGTTGTTTAGACCACGCAGTTTCGTTTACGAAGTCAAGGAAAGTTGGTGAAAATCGAGTTTCTGATTTCCAAGGAATCCAATGGATCATTGCAAAACTCACTTCTGAATTAGAAGCAGCAAAATTAGCAAGAAACCAAGCAGCTTGGTTACATGACCAAAAAGTAAACCATAACTTAGAAACATCGATTGCAAAATATCTGGCAGGTGTTGTTGCCGATGAAGTTGTGAACAAAGCCTTCACATTAACTGGTTCACATGCATGTTATAGAAATCGACCGTATGATCGATATGTTCGTGAAGTAAAATCACTGTTAGCAGGTGGTGGAAGTTCTGAAGTGATGTTGAATAATGTTGCTCGGGAAATTTTGAGACCTTCTTATCACTATTAAAATGAAATACACGGGAACCACACTCATTACTGGTGCGAATGGATTTATCGGATTTGAACTTTTGAAAGAGTTATCAAAGGATTCGACTCTAAAAATTCGTGTCACTGACATCCGCGATGATAAAATTCAATTATTAAAGAAATCTAATATAGAATTTATAAAATCAGATATCAGAAACGAGAAAGAACTGAGCTCTCTGTTAAGCGGTGTAGACCGAGTATTTCATGTAGCAGGGATTTGTAATCTTACTACAAAATATGAGACACTGAAACCCATCAATGTAGATGCAGTTGAAAAGTTAACAGAAATTGCCTTTGGGAACAAGGTGAAAGCTTACATTCATTTTAGTTCTTCAAGCGTTTATGGAACCTACCAAGGAAAACCGTTTCAGGAATCAGACACATGTCACCCGAAAGATGCTTATGGGAAAAGTAAATATAACGGTGAACAGATTGTAACAGAAAAAATGAAAAAAGGACTAAAGGCAATCATCCTTAGGCCATGCACTGTATATGGACCAGGTTGTAATGATGGAGCGGGTAAAGTTTTTTCAAGGCCTGGGAAAATAGCAGGAATCCCTGGTGATGGAAAAATGAAACTTGCAAACGTTCGTGTAGAAGATGTTGTCTCGTCAGCCATTTATCTTTCCGAACATGAGGAATGTTTTGGGAATATTTATAACATAGCTGATGATAGCCATCCGAGTTTAGAAGAAGCTTTGTCTTTAGCTGCAAAGATGTTTGGATCGAAGATCAATCAACTTCATATTCCATTATTTTTATTGAAGGTAATTGCAAAATTGGAAGCTCCCTTTGCAAAATTAAAAGGTAAAATTCCTGACCTTGAGTATGAAGCCATTAAATATCTATATAACGACTATTATATGGACAATCAAAAGTTGAAATTAACTGGATACCGATTTAAATATCCGGATATTGTTTCTTCCATGGAATCGATGAAATTAAATTAAGAGGATAAAAATGAGTAAGGTAATTGTAATTAGTGGGATTGCCCAAGGTATGGGTAGAGAAGTTTCTTTGATGTTGGCATCACAAGGTTATACTATTTGTGGATTTGATATTGAAAAAAAACATTTGGATAGTTTAGCAGAAGAATTGAACAAAGTGAATGCAAAACACCACTTGGAATCCTTAAGCATAACGGAATCTGATAAGATCCTTAAATTTAGAGATAACGTTCTTAAAAAATTTGATTCAGTGGATACGGTTTTATCTAATGTAGGAATTGGTTTTTTTGGTCCTTTTGAAGAGGTGAATTTGGTGAAAGCATTACAATGTTTTGATATCAATGTCATTGGTTGTGCTAGACTTTTACAGGCATTTCTTCCTTCTATGCGAGCCAATCGAAGTGGAAAGATAGTAGTCATGTCTTCCCTTGTTGGCCAAGTTCCATTTCCTTTTGAATCCATTTATTCAGCGACAAAGTTTGCAATTGAAGGAATGGTTTCCTCCTTTCGTTATGAAGTGAGTCCTTTTGGAATCCAAGTGGCAATGATCCAACCAGCACAAGTATCTACAAATTTTGCAGCGAAAGCGCAACAATTGCCAAATACAAATTCACCTTATTATGAAAGATGTGTTCGTTTCATCAACCGAGACAATGAATTGATTAAAAAAGCTACGAATCCTAAACAAGCAGCAGAAAAAATTGTAAAAGTGATTACATCTAAAAAACCGAAACTATTCAACCAAGTGGATTTGATGAGTACTTTCTTTTTAGGTTTAAATCGATTTTTACCTCAAAAATTAAAAGATAAAATTTTACTCGATCACATGAATATCAATGTATAAGGAATAGAATGAAAGTTCCAAATCTAAAACAATTGACGTTGTACCAACTATTACAGGAGGGAAGGCTTCTTTTCGGTACCCTTCCTGTTCAAAGTTACAAAAACCAGAATAAAGAATACCAAGATATAACTTATAACGAATTTGTATCTACTTCAGAAATGATCTCTAAAGCCTTAATCCATTTGGATACTAATTCTGGAGATCGAATTGGTATCATTGCAGATGTTGGGCATCAATGGTTACAAGTTAGTATGGCGATCACAGGCATTGGTTGTGTGGATGTTCCCAGGGGAACAGATGCAACCCTTGATGATATCAGTTATATACTTAACCATGCACAGTGCAAAATTGTTTTTGTTGAAAATGAAAAGACTCTTAAAAAATTCCTTCCTGAATTAAAAAAATTAAATCTTAAAACCATTATTGTATTTGGAGAAACAAAAGTTGAATCCATTGAGATTTTTTGCCCGATCATTAATTTTTCAGAATTAAAAACATACGCCGCTAACATAGAAGATAAAATCTATCATGAAATAGGGGAAGAGATCCAAGAAGAAGATTTAGCAACTATCATTTATACTTCAGGAACTACTGGAAAACCAAAGGGAGTGATGTTAACACATGGAAGTATTCTTTTTGAAATCCAAGCACTCGTTTCTGAGTTTCGAAAAACAGGTGTGAAAGTGGGAGAAGGTGATGTAACCTTGGGATTTTTACCTCCTTGGCATAGTGGAGAACGTATTTTTGAAACAATTTGTTTTTACTCTGGAATCAAAATTGCTTTTACCAATGTACAAGAACTTGGTAAAGATTTAGCAAAAGCAAAACCTACGATTCTATTTACAGTACCTAGAGTTTGGGAAAGTTTTTATGATAAAATTAAAGATACGATTCATAAAAGTTCCTATTTAAAAAAATACTTTTTAAAATTACTCGTTTGGAATTCTGTTCACTTCTCGATCACGTATGACAAAACATTTGATCGGATACCAAGACTGAATGCACCCAAAACGGGAAAACAATTACTCGGCCAACTCTTCTCTGGAATCCAATTACTTCTTTATTTACCACTGCTTCCACTTTCTAAATTTGTTTTATCAAAAATATTATCTGTACTTGGTGGGAGACTTCGGTATGCATTTGCAGGAGCTGGCGCCTTACAAGCAGAAGTCGATCGATTTATGTATGCCATTGGAATGCCCATTTTGGAAGTTTATGGAATGACTGAAAATTCCGGTGTCTCCACAATTCGTCACTTCAATGATTTTTCTGTAGGGAATATTGGGAAACCCATCCAAGGTGTTACCATCAAACTCATTGATGAATTAGGAAAAGAAGTCACAAAACCAGGAATCAAAGGTGTGGCACACCATCATGGTCGTCACAACATGAAAGGTTATTATTTAGAAGAAGAAAAAACAAAAGCAGTTTTAACAGAAGATCGTTGGTTAAATTCAGGTGACCTTTTGGTTTGGACAGCACAAGGGAATTTAAAATTTGCTGGTAGAGCAAAAGATACGATAGTTCTTTCGGGTGGTGAAAACGTAGAACCGGAACCAATTGAAATTTGTTTGAAACAAAGTGAATACATTGACCAAGCAGTTGTAGTGGGACAGGATAAAAAAACTTTATCCGCATTGGTTTTACTCAACATCGAAAAGGTAGAAAATTATTTAAACGAACATTCCATCAAACTGGATTGGAAACAATCCATCTATAATGAAGTTGAGGTGATTCAAAAATTAATCAGAGACGAGGTGAAACATTTTATCTCCGATAAAAATGGGTTTAAGTCATTTGAAAGGATTTCAAATGTATACATCCTTCAGAATCCATTTGCGGTTCATGATGAACTCACACAAACTCAAAAAGTCAAACGGAATCGCGTACAAGAAAAATACCATGATGAAATCGAATCGATGTATCGGAAATAAAAGGATATAAGATGAAAACTTACCAATCATGGACAATCGACATTGAAGATCGAATTGCAACGTTAACCCTTAAAACCAATGAGCTTAATATTATGGATATGGGAACTCTTTTTGAATTAAAAGAAATCTCTATCGACTTAGATAAAAATGAAAACGTTTGGGCCATTATCTTACAAGGTAATGGCAAACATTTTTCCTCTGGTGTACAGTTTGATATTCTAAAGAAAGTAAATGAAATCTCAAAAGAAGAATTCAAAACCAATATGAGAGAAATGCAATCGTGTTTTTCTGCTTTTGAATCCATTTCTAAACCAACCATTGCAATGGTTCAAGGTTTTTGTATGGGTGGTGGATTTATGTTAACCCAATGTTGTGACTTTCGAATTGTCAGTGAAAAAACCGTTTTTTCCATACCACTCGTCAAACTTGGATTAACAGTACTAATTGGAACGAATCGTGTTACAAGAAATGCTGGTATTGGACCAACAAATGAACTCATTATGTTAGGTGAAAAATTCAATCCAGAAAAAGCTCTGCAATACAACTTAATTACAAAAATTGTATCTCCCGAATCTTTAGAGGAATCGACTAAACAATTTGCCAGAAAATTTTTACAATTACCTCCGAAGACTATCTCGATAACAAAAGATATTATCAAACGTGGAGATAAGATGTCCTTGGAAGAAAGTTTAGAATTGGAAATTGAATTACAATCCACTTTATTAGGAACTTCTGATTTAGCAGAAGCGATGGATAGTTTTGCCAACCAACGAAAACCAAAGTTCACTGGTAATTAAAAATGAGTATTGAAGCACTTTGGCAGAACGGTAAAATTACTGTCAATCGAATCCGTATAGGACTATTTTTTGTCTTCTTTGCAGCCCTTTTGGGTACGAAAAATAGTATGCCAGAGGTTATGTTTTATATCCACCTAACGGGAACCATTGTTATGGGTCTCTATGCAACGATCTGCCAAGTGTGGTTACGGTATGGAAATCCTCCTGATTGGTTTCACAAATTACTCATCGTCTTAGATATTGGCATTCATTTGATTAATACATCGATTGATTGTTCGATTGGACCAATGGAAGCCAAGTCAGCATTAAATAACACTGCCGTCCTTCTTGTCGTTTTCTTTTATCTGATCTATTCTGGTTTCTTAGGAAATCCAAAATTTGTTCTCTTTAATGGATTCTTAGCTGGCATCGGTGTGATTTTATCTTACTTTGTTTCCGTTCACTTCGGTGGTTTGATTCCCTCTGAAGATCCCAATTTGTATATCCAACCGGAATATGTGGGAACATCTGCTGAAATCATCAAAGGAATTTTTGTGATGGTAAGTGGAGTGTTATTATCGAGGTTAATTTCCTTACTGCTTCGAATCAGTGACAAAGGAATCGAAACAGCAAAAAAATCCGAAAAACTTTTACAACAAACTTTAAACCAAAAATTAGTGGTGCAAGAAGCAGTTAAAAATTTAGAGAATTCGATTCAAAGTTGTGCGATTTACATTTCACACACAGCAGAACGATTAGAATCACAAGCAGCATCCTTAGAACAAGTAACAGCGACTAATACAGAAATGTTTTCTTCTTTTGAGTCCAATGCAAAAATCATCGATCACCAAAATGGAAAAATTACCAATTTGTTTTCTGGTTCAAATCATTTGGACCAAATGGTAGCAAGTATTAGTGTGATCAACCAAGAGTTGATCTCGATAGCGAATGAAAACAAAAAAGACACATCTGAAATTGCTGTTGTGTCTAAAAAAACGAGTGAATACCTCAATTCGATCCAATCCTCGTTTGATAAAGTAGAAGAAATCAACCAAATTGTAGCGGAAATTGGAGAAAAGACCAACTTACTTGCGTTAAATGCTTCGATTGAAGCAGCAAGAGCAGGAGATGTGGGTAGAGGATTTGCTGTTGTTGCCACTGAAGTGAGTAAACTTGCTGACTTTACTGCTAAAAATGCTAAAATGATTTCGGAAGTTGTGAGCCATTCACGAAAATATATTT
The sequence above is a segment of the Leptospira sp. WS39.C2 genome. Coding sequences within it:
- a CDS encoding enoyl-CoA hydratase/isomerase family protein, yielding MKTYQSWTIDIEDRIATLTLKTNELNIMDMGTLFELKEISIDLDKNENVWAIILQGNGKHFSSGVQFDILKKVNEISKEEFKTNMREMQSCFSAFESISKPTIAMVQGFCMGGGFMLTQCCDFRIVSEKTVFSIPLVKLGLTVLIGTNRVTRNAGIGPTNELIMLGEKFNPEKALQYNLITKIVSPESLEESTKQFARKFLQLPPKTISITKDIIKRGDKMSLEESLELEIELQSTLLGTSDLAEAMDSFANQRKPKFTGN
- a CDS encoding methyl-accepting chemotaxis protein, with translation MSIEALWQNGKITVNRIRIGLFFVFFAALLGTKNSMPEVMFYIHLTGTIVMGLYATICQVWLRYGNPPDWFHKLLIVLDIGIHLINTSIDCSIGPMEAKSALNNTAVLLVVFFYLIYSGFLGNPKFVLFNGFLAGIGVILSYFVSVHFGGLIPSEDPNLYIQPEYVGTSAEIIKGIFVMVSGVLLSRLISLLLRISDKGIETAKKSEKLLQQTLNQKLVVQEAVKNLENSIQSCAIYISHTAERLESQAASLEQVTATNTEMFSSFESNAKIIDHQNGKITNLFSGSNHLDQMVASISVINQELISIANENKKDTSEIAVVSKKTSEYLNSIQSSFDKVEEINQIVAEIGEKTNLLALNASIEAARAGDVGRGFAVVATEVSKLADFTAKNAKMISEVVSHSRKYISDAAEVSIHTGNLTSNQIRKLEMTTEKVDNMHRMFEKQKSIIYETINQLTEINDLSSQISLSTKEQISGQTEVNKGILALENEVNQISNASRNLELHVEQIRTQSIELLTLSES
- a CDS encoding long-chain fatty acid--CoA ligase, translating into MKVPNLKQLTLYQLLQEGRLLFGTLPVQSYKNQNKEYQDITYNEFVSTSEMISKALIHLDTNSGDRIGIIADVGHQWLQVSMAITGIGCVDVPRGTDATLDDISYILNHAQCKIVFVENEKTLKKFLPELKKLNLKTIIVFGETKVESIEIFCPIINFSELKTYAANIEDKIYHEIGEEIQEEDLATIIYTSGTTGKPKGVMLTHGSILFEIQALVSEFRKTGVKVGEGDVTLGFLPPWHSGERIFETICFYSGIKIAFTNVQELGKDLAKAKPTILFTVPRVWESFYDKIKDTIHKSSYLKKYFLKLLVWNSVHFSITYDKTFDRIPRLNAPKTGKQLLGQLFSGIQLLLYLPLLPLSKFVLSKILSVLGGRLRYAFAGAGALQAEVDRFMYAIGMPILEVYGMTENSGVSTIRHFNDFSVGNIGKPIQGVTIKLIDELGKEVTKPGIKGVAHHHGRHNMKGYYLEEEKTKAVLTEDRWLNSGDLLVWTAQGNLKFAGRAKDTIVLSGGENVEPEPIEICLKQSEYIDQAVVVGQDKKTLSALVLLNIEKVENYLNEHSIKLDWKQSIYNEVEVIQKLIRDEVKHFISDKNGFKSFERISNVYILQNPFAVHDELTQTQKVKRNRVQEKYHDEIESMYRK